A stretch of the Helicoverpa armigera isolate CAAS_96S chromosome 5, ASM3070526v1, whole genome shotgun sequence genome encodes the following:
- the LOC110379170 gene encoding uncharacterized protein LOC110379170 — translation MIVALQTLVFFRESLLTALDRIFRPYYKHFTYAFTGSGNGEEDEDGDDQVFAEFDEEKGVTFFPPMYAQRYAAVSDCLMDERWCGRLEKVVDFGHHDMSFIKYLKEVPGIRCILGVDIETIPLRCSSDLLGSDEYSPKRESPLQVTLFQGNAADPDYRLIGCDAVIAIEMIEHMLPHDLDRLVHTVFGFIKPWIVVFTTPNADFNVLFKALEKNGLRRWDHLFEWTREQFHDWCSNIVVRYPNYTVTCQGVGPGPPGTKHYGCCSQLSLFISKNYLKQADLHLNSLALVTTPTPSPNNFSEVFGGWESSESTRHDVDCGTDPMPQNDSSAQSLTEIIYPEKRSHLTLVISSTLSNSMPYSEPTYSVESYTYRDQTLQCNLDTEMGKSFMMFDHENYYDVLVPRRRVSHKVYDIEDVCSRLNCSTMHIKKFSKTTQNLMAKNRFDSLVHTREVVNEIRHLTKALNFNKFSQAEDGSNLWCNINWGDNAPYWNEYYKTVREYIYPFETKSEEVRILDLISEEINRMIDTQYDEEFSVDVNRLEIPMSHLMNVVQHITDDVDKVRDLLEWNGYEIVNDVVIHSRLVVDTTSVVTHDEDWQDNDTAFSDWDNTEVHSTSMSEGSTVVPDIPGRCLRRALDQKVRHLRTMISGDEDITTELDRVVCRLMRLALQSSRGRQSAPPTRWMQCKLLDLLTLTEKAIGRRKKSIIESNPVKAIKFDSKSQSIQLEQDSRVNEIVGKYLHLIQPIEKTTNTEETNGPLTDVDMEDEFLSTTSNEFLKDYELVERISPSLVIPQPVLSTEDFQNAEPPVDENPLERTKAWLNEEVEEVPYPKHEVNYEHISSGDTDHSVANARHNHKKSGKKHKKNINKDSKESDIFKKTLSKTSNKLKIKGDDKKKKNSNTRVTKKLPKKKPSFNSLAKNTGIKYSSADCDNYVGSKMNKEQNSFNVTASKPIPKSLIELCHPELKAEKCIEPSQVTSPESDNVIVSTIPSCNISATEESFLVDIVMQDFEETIALRRTIGTDAEDTPENIIYSKLDTLSNELDVNLFTKHQVSTENVQSQTIFLNDINEPSTSKGIRHNMSTDVQCGPDTLVAYPMLSASTSLVKMPQVFSTGIKIHDVSAETKVQGTDFGTSTQDNNNVTTLTPRLRSVGIKIKDSDVNICSQTECSTMTATEPAPPVSRTATPTPENSCSSAVNSFVSSPETKLLKPISSTLKMEDSGSELYMPSLASSSKTLSHFVTTSKNDVLLETSTSKKLVTDKMNTAPSKSAKCVRPKLCCGGVHVHSFRDKQVSEDIVYQGEWQRHRPKAFTRKKSYNFASVRKANEAAIRKVIVNSKEKRVSSKEKIFKKRQEKQIDSDSTETQTTKPYKVKLEKNVEQMKKPHSYNAINIENNAMRIPRPIKTVTKVSSKIVMSSKNVKSTYTVKKPVIIPNITTKKDHDKPQKLKKSYIPLYLKKNSQIEKDKLNKSLDSASEAVKAGIKNIPSKIAPLVRSKTEEIRKDLLKFSDEVRENISYVVFRNDLENKIGTPNENKIGTPSEQPSHTKSTSKPIDIPRRSRSPQSLNSSTCSSPNSIATVRAASTRSKNLSNRRHSASSSFKSNMTNSESDNPTPTKTKKIIKRCKTVKKSENKDVDNKENIPETTKNFISRVKDKLCKSPFLGRHKSAYIAEIKTECSSPQSAFSRKSQLPNKSNVKISVRKDGEERRRTSSPTVSKKKSLKSNTSLAHEYLNQSLAQSYDSLDSTNLVLVLEPQQNSEDLVGTQHVSQILSTECTMTSDKIVKAEWAKSSSLHSHASSVINSMRQILEDTVDLVVSPRESDTRRIDSKTVILSRNDIHRAHLEQIAILEGKAAGKTVETLNRSFLENDIENALNRTFDNILGDESMISLKDTRRTVTDLDLLSFKSVTSVSKFSEYYLADNEFNTSPSVEELQPQNSTSVRDIFERKEQHLTQTIAGALAVQAFSGFSLDVEPVAGDQPDPVALIDSETGSLCLDINRQATSEELFISGRSSDSYESCLIDDDAVVPNWLFQLISQQQSVEEDSPILGPGAAPPDEPIYDANGNIIEPSIIGVGAGAGDGRGIHSDHSQDSSGRGTSLSSSDTSSGPQSEAILIDPSAFTAQFELLGDPMASSAIVQDEAHHSAHSHTHYRIDEDTGTLIPTREVRTRTRNGASDVDADVSSIDTDVPDSSDN, via the exons ATGATAGTAGCTCTTCAGACTTTGGTTTTTTTCCGTGAATCGTTGCTGACTGCTTTAGACCGTATATTTCGGCCTTATTATAAGCACTTTACTTATGCCTTTACTGGAAGTGGGAATGGCGAGGAAGATGAGGATGGTGATGACCAGGTGTTCGCGGAGTTCGATGAGGAGAAGGGAGTTACATTTTTCCCGCCGATGTACGCACAGCGGTACGCCGCTGTAAGCGATTGTCTCATGGACGAACGGTGGTGTGGAAGGCTTGAGAAG GTAGTGGACTTTGGACACCATGACATGAGCTTCATCAAATACCTGAAGGAGGTGCCTGGCATTCGCTGCATTCTTGGAGTAGACATTGAGACTATTCCTCTTAGATGCTCCTCCGATCTGCTCGGAAGTGATGAGTATTCTCCGAAGAGGGAAAGTCCATTACAAGTTACC TTGTTCCAAGGAAACGCAGCAGATCCAGACTACAGGCTCATCGGCTGTGATGCAGTCATTGCCATTGAGATGATAGAACACATGCTTCCTCATGACCTCGATAGACTCGTCCACACAGTATTTGGTTTCATAAAACCCTGGATTGTTGTGTTCACTACACCCAATGCTGATTTCAATGTCCTGTTCAAAGCATTGGAGAAGAACGGACTAAGACGTTGGGATCATCTGTTTGAGTGGACTAGGGAACAGTTTCATGattg GTGCAGCAACATAGTAGTGAGGTATCCTAACTACACGGTGACGTGCCAGGGTGTGGGTCCCGGCCCACCTGGGACTAAGCACTATGGCTGCTGCAGCCAGTTGTCGCTGTTCATATCCAAGAATTACCTTAAGCAGGCTGATTTACACCTTAACAGCTTGGCTTTAGTTACTA CTCCTACACCAAGTCCAAACAACTTCAGTGAAGTGTTTGGCGGCTGGGAAAGCTCGGAATCGACACGACATGATGTTGACTGTGGAACGGATCCAATGCCACAGAATGA TTCCAGTGCCCAATCCCTGACCGAGATCATATACCCTGAAAAGCGATCCCACTTGACGTTAGTAATATCGTCTACTCTATCCAACTCTATGCCGTATTCCGAGCCTACATACTCTGTGGAGTCCTACACTTACCGTGATCAGACTCTGCAATGCAACCTCGATACAGAGATGGGGAAGAGTTTCATGATGTTCGATCATGAAAATTACTATGATGTGTTGGTGCCAAGGAGACGAGTCAGTCATAAGGTGTATGATATCGAAGACGTTTGTAGCAG GTTAAACTGCTCAACGATGCATATCAAAAAATTCTCAAAAACTACACAAAACTTGATGGCCAAGAACAGGTTCGACTCTTTGGTCCACACCCGGGAAGTGGTGAATGAGATCCGTCACCTCACCAAGGCTTTGAACTTCAATAAGTTCAGCCAAGCCGAGGACGGGTCTAATCTATGGTGTAACATCAATTGGGGAGATAATGCACCATATTGGAATGAGTATTACAAGACTGTTAGAGAGTATATCTATCCTTTTGAG ACAAAATCCGAAGAGGTCCGCATCCTGGACTTGATATCGGAAGAGATCAACCGTATGATCGACACGCAGTATGACGAGGAGTTCTCAGTAGACGTCAACCGGCTCGAGATACCGATGTCGCATCTCATGAACGTTGTGCAGCACATCACTGATGATGTCGATAAGGTTCG GGACCTCCTCGAGTGGAACGGCTACGAGATAGTGAACGACGTGGTGATACACTCCCGCCTGGTCGTCGACACTACCTCCGTCGTCACACACGACGAGGACTGGCAGGACAACGATACCGCCTTCTCTGAT TGGGATAACACAGAAGTTCATTCCACGTCAATGTCGGAAGGCAGCACAGTCGTACCGGATATTCCTG GTCGCTGTCTCCGCCGCGCTCTCGACCAAAAAGTTCGTCACTTGCGCACAATGATATCAGGCGATGAAGACATTACCACAGAGTTGGACAGAGTTGTGTGCCGACTCATGAGATTGGCCTTACAGTCGAGTAGGGGGCGTCAGTCTGCCCCCCCTACTCGGTGGATGCAGTGCAAACTATTGGATTTGCTTACCCTTACTGAGAAGGCCATTGGACGACGGAAGAAGAGTATTATTGAGAGCAACCCTGTGAAGGCTATTAAGTTTG ATAGCAAATCCCAAAGCATTCAGCTTGAGCAAGACAGTAGAGT AAACGAAATTGTTGGAAAATATCTTCATCTTATTCAGCCAATAG AGAAAACGACGAACACTGAAGAGACTAACGGTCCACTGACAGATGTggacatggaagacgaattctTGAGTACAACCAGTAATGAATTTTTGAAAG ATTACGAATTAGTGGAAAGAATTTCACCGAGCTTAGTAATTCCTCAACCTGTACTGAGTACAGAGGATTTCCAAAATGCAGAGCCGCCAGTAGACGAAAACCCATTGGAAAGGACAAAAGCATGGCTAAATGAGGAGGTCGAAGAGGTTCCATACCCCAAACACGAAGTGAATTACGAGCACATTAGCTCTGGAGATACGGACCATAGCGTGGCCAATGCTAGACACAACCACAAGAAATCTGGCAAGAAACACAAAAAGAACATCAACAAAGATAGCAAAGAATCCGATATATTCAAGAAAACTCTAAGCAAAACTTCGAATAAGCTTAAAATTAAAGGTGatgataaaaagaagaaaaattctAACACTCGAGTTACGAAAAAACTGCCGAAGAAGAAACCTAGTTTTAACAGTCTGGCTAAAAATACTGGCATTAAATATTCATCAGCAGACTGCGATAACTATGTTGGTTCGAAAATGAATAAGGAACAAAACTCCTTCAATGTGACGGCATCTAAACCG atTCCCAAAAGTTTAATAGAACTCTGTCATCCAGAGTTAAAAGCGGAGAAATGTATTGAGCCGTCACAAGTAACAAGTCCTGAGTCAGACAATGTTATAGTATCTACCATACCCAGTTGCAATATATCTGCCACTGAGGAGAGTTTCCTCGTCGACATCGTCATGCAAGACTTTGAGGAAACTATAGCTCTGCGTAGAACTATAGGAACCGACGCAGAAGACACCCCAGAAAATATCATATATAGTAAACTTGATACTCTGAGTAACGAACTTGACGTAAACTTATTTACGAAACATCAAGTAAGCACGGAAAATGTGCAGTCGCAAACAATTTTTCTTAACG atattaatGAACCCAGTACATCAAAAGGAATTCGTCACAATATGAGCACTGATGTACAATGCGGTCCCGATACTCTTGTTGCTTATCCAATGCTGTCTGCCTCTACATCTTTAGTTAAGATGCCTCAGGTATTTTCAACAGGCATTAAAATACATGATGTAAGCGCTGAAACAAAAGTACAAGGAACTGATTTTGGTACTTCCACACAAGATAACAATAACGTTACAACTTTAACACCCAGATTAAGATCTGTTGGGATCAAGATAAAAGATTCTGACGTCAATATTTGCAGTCAAACAGAATGTTCTACGATGACTGCTACAGAGCCCGCGCCCCCAGTATCCCGAACTGCTACCCCAACACCAGAGAATAGTTGCAGCTCAGCTGTGAACAGTTTTGTGTCATCTCCTGAAACGAAACTATTAAAGCCGATATCGAGTACTTTGAAAATGGAAGATTCTGGGTCAGAATTGTACATGCCAAGTCTCGCCAGCTCGTCAAAAACGCTTTCACATTTCGTGACTACATCTAAAAACGATGTTTTATTGGAAACTTCTACCAGCAAGAAACTCGTGACTGATAAAATGAATACTGCTCCGAGTAAATCTGCTAAATGTGTTCGGCCCAAACTGTGCTGCGGAGGCGTTCATGTTCATAGTTTTAGAGATAAACAAGTATCAGAGGATATTGTCTATCAAGGAGAGTGGCAGCGACATAGGCCTAAGGCTTTTACACGAAAGAAGAGTTATAATTTTGCGTCGGTAAGGAAAGCCAATGAAGCAGCTATCAGAAAAGTTATAGTGAATTCAAAGGAGAAAAGAGTTTCATCCAAAgaaaagattttcaaaaaaagacaagaaaaacaaattgaCTCAGACTCTACAGAAACGCAAACTACTAAGCCTTATAAAGTAAAACTAGAGAAAAATGTGGAGCAAATGAAGAAACCACATTCTTATAATGCGATCAACATTGAAAACAATGCTATGCGTATACCTAGGCCAATTAAAACAGTCACTAAG GTCTCATCAAAAATCGTAATGAG ttcGAAAAATGTAAAATCAACATATACGGTAAAAAAACCGGTAATAATACCTAACATTACAACAAAAAAGGATCACGATAAAcctcaaaaactaaagaaaaGTTATATACCTCTTTATTTAAAGAAGAATTCACAGATAGAAAAAGACAAACTCAATAAAAGCTTAGATTCCGCTTCAGAAGCTGTTAAAgctggtataaaaaatattcctagtAAAATTGCTCCTCTAGTAAGATCCAAAACAGAAGAGATTAGAAAGGATTTACTAAAATTTAGCGATGAAGTGCGCGAGAATATAAGTTACGTGGTTTTTCGTAATGATTTAGAAAATAAGATCGGGACaccaaatgaaaataaaattggaacTCCTAGTGAACAGCCCAGCCATACTAAAAGTACATCTAAGCCGATAGACATTCCTAGACGTTCACGTAGTCCTCAGTCTTTAAACAGTTCTACTTGCTCTTCTCCAAACAGTATTGCTACTGTCAGGGCAGCCTCCACGCGATCTAAAAACCTGTCTAATAGGAGGCACTCTGCATCATCATCTTTTAAAAGCAATATGACTAATAGTGAGTCAGACAACCCCACACCTACCAAGACTAAGAAAATTATCAAAAGATGTAAAACTGTGAAAAAGTCTGAAAACAAAGATGTAgacaataaagaaaatattccaGAGacaacaaaaaactttattagtAGAGTTAAAGACAAATTATGTAAGTCACCGTTCTTAGGTAGGCACAAAAGTGCCTATATAGCAGAAATTAAAACTGAATGTTCGTCACCACAAAGCGCTTTCTCCCGAAAGTCACAACTACCCAACAAATCTAATGTCAAGATTTCTGTCCGGAAAGACGGAGAGGAGAGGCGAAGAACAAGTAGTCCAACAGTCTCGAAGAAGAAGTCGTTGAAATCTAACACGTCTTTAGCTCATGAATATCTTAACCAAAGCTTAGCACAATCCTACGATAGCTTGGATTCTACTAATTTGGTTCTAGTACTGGAACCTCAGCAAAACAGTGAAGATCTTGTTGGAACACAACACGTCTCTCAAATATTATCCACTGAGTGCACTATGACAAGCGATAAAATTGTTAAGGCTGAGTGGGCAAAAAGTTCGAGTTTACACAGCCATGCTAGCAGTGTTATTAATTCCATGAGGCAGATACTAGAAGACACGGTAGATCTCGTTGTCAGTCCGCGTGAAAGTGACACGCGACGTATAGATTCCAAAACAGTGATTTTAAGTAGAAATGATATTCATAGAGCTCATCTGGAGCAAATTGCAATACTAGAAGGTAAAGCAGCAGGGAAAACTGTCGAAACTTTAAACAGAAGTTTTCTGGAGAACGACATAGAAAATGCTTTGAATCGTACCTTCGATAATATCCTTGGCGACGAGTCCATGATCAGTTTAAAAGACACTAGGAGGACAGTTACAGATTTGGATTTACTTTCATTCAAATCTGTCACATCCGTGTCAAAGTTTTCAGAATACTATTTGGCTGATAACGAATTCAATACATCTCCATCGGTAGAGGAATTGCAACCGCAAAACTCTACTTCTGTACGGGATATTTTTGAACGGAAGGAACAGCATTTGACTCAG ACTATTGCTGGTGCACTTGCAGTGCAAGCATTCAGTGGGTTTTCGCTTGACGTTGAGCCTGTGGCTGGCGATCAACCAGACCCAGTAGCTCTGATCGACTCTGAGACCGGTAGTCTTTGTCTGGATATAAATAGACAAGCC ACATCAGAAGAATTATTTATATCTGGTAGATCATCTGACAGTTATGAGTCCTGTCTTATAGATGATGATGCCGTTGTACCTAATTGGTTATTTCAACTTATCAGTCAGCAACAGTCG GTGGAGGAAGATTCGCCGATCCTTGGGCCTGGAGCCGCACCGCCCGATGAGCCGATATATGATGCGAATGGGAACATCATAGAGCCATCCATTATCGGTGTCGGCGCCGGCGCAGGAGACGGCCGAGGCATACACAGTGACCACTCTCAGGATAGTTCGGGAAGAGGCACTTCGCTAAGTTCCAGTGACACCTCATCGGGACCGCAGAGTGAG GCTATATTGATCGATCCTTCGGCGTTCACGGCCCAGTTCGAGCTGCTTGGGGATCCTATGGCCAGTTCTGCGATTGTGCAAGACGAAGCTCACCACTCTGCTCACTCGCATACCCATTACAGAATTGATg AAGACACCGGGACGTTGATCCCCACACGCGAAGTCCGGACAAGAACAAGGAACGGCGCTAGTGATGTAGACGCAGACGTGAGCTCCATCGATACGGACGTCCCGGATTCCTCTGATAACTGA